Proteins co-encoded in one Juglans regia cultivar Chandler chromosome 16, Walnut 2.0, whole genome shotgun sequence genomic window:
- the LOC118344822 gene encoding ATP-dependent DNA helicase PIF4-like — protein MGKDINMFHLIEHDVSFDQNETEAREINDEFAVLIPEEDLMASMSLNSEQQHAYESILQKVILNESAAFFIDGPGGTGKTFLYKALLATVRSRNLIALATISSGVAASILLGGRTAHSRFKIPLDLDKNSTCCVSKQGALAKLLRLAKLIIWDEVPMSRKECMQALDKMLRDITNSRLPFGGKIIVFGGDFRQVLPVIRKGTRQEEVNASLASSYLWSTLTKIRLSENMRARFDPNFSNYLLQVENGTTPITIENKIKISNEMLIPFKNDVESLDDLIDAVFQDIGSYSENLSEMTN, from the coding sequence ATGGGAAAAGATATAAACATGTTTCATTTAATAGAACATGATGTCTCTTTTGATCAGAACGAAACTGAAGctagagaaataaatgatgaatttgcAGTTCTGATACCAGAAGAAGATCTTATGGCTTCGATGAGTCTTAATTCTGAACAACAACACGCATATGAATCAATTTTGCAGAAAGTCATTCTAAATGAATCTGCTGCATTTTTCATTGATGGTCCGGGCGGAACAGGGAAAACATTCTTATATAAAGCACTTCTCGCTACAGTAAGATCAAGAAACTTAATTGCTCTTGCAACTATATCGTCTGGTGTTGCTGCATCTATTTTACTTGGGGGTCGAACAGCCCATTCACGCTTCAAAATTCCATTAGATCTTGACAAAAATAGTACTTGTTGTGTAAGCAAACAAGGTGCTCTTGCCAAATTGTTACGTCTTGCAAAGTTAATCATATGGGATGAAGTACCTATGTCTAGAAAAGAATGTATGCAAGcattggataaaatgttacgAGACATAACTAATTCAAGATTAccatttggtggaaaaattaTCGTATTCGGTGGAGATTTTCGTCAAGTCTTACCTGTGATTCGTAAAGGCACAAGACAAGAAGAAGTTAATGCCAGTTTAGCATCGTCATATTTGTGGTCTACTTTAACTAAGATTAGGTTGAGTGAAAATATGCGAGCAAGATTCGATCCAaacttctcaaattatttacttcaggTCGAAAATGGAACAACACCAATCACAATTGAGAATAAGATCAAAATTTCCAATGAAATGCTCATTCCTTTCAAAAATGATGTGGAGTCTTTAGATGATCTGATCGATGCAGTCTTCCAAGATATTGGCAGCTATTCAGAAAATTTATCCGAAATGACAAATTGA
- the LOC118344823 gene encoding uncharacterized protein LOC118344823: MTVKVKGKDLDNRWVVPHNPYLLAKFDCHLNVEICSTIKAVKYLYKYIYKGHDRVAFNLIPGQNIQDIDEIQQFQSARWIAPPEAMWRIYGFILNEMHPSVYSLHLHLEDQHLAAFHAHDNLNNVLRSDFTAKSMLTEFFSTNQANENARKLLYKEFPEAFVWNQQHKIWTPRKKKTVIGHIVTASPFEGERYYLRILLNHIRGPLSFDHIKTVGNVTAPTFRESATLHGLLQRDTSLQDCMQEASLYQIPHSLRRLFATILVYCNPTNSRELWEYFEQDMSSDFETSVEHQQILGQKSYEASLLH, from the coding sequence ATGACTGTCAAAGTCAAAGGTAAAGATTTAGATAACCGTTGGGTTGTTCCACATAATCCATATCTCCTCGCAAAATTTGATTGTCACTTAAATGTAGAAATTTGCTCAACAATCAAAGCAGTCAAATAcctttataagtacatttataAAGGTCATGATCGTGTTGCTTTCAACTTGATTCCTGGACAAAACATCCAAGATATagatgaaatccaacaatttcaaTCAGCCAGATGGATTGCTCCACCAGAagctatgtggagaatatatggTTTTATTCTTAATGAAATGCATCCATCAGTTTACAGTTTACATCTACATCTTGAAGATCAACATCTGGCAGCTTTTCATGCACATGACAACCTTAACAATGTTCTAAGATCTGATTTTACGGCAAAATCAATGTTGACTGAATTCTTTTCAACAAATCAAGCTAATGAAAATGCACGAAAACTACTGTACAAAGAATTTCCTGAAGCTTTTGTTTGGAACCAGCAACACAAAATATGGActccaagaaagaagaaaactgttATAGGCCACATTGTTACAGCAAGTCCATTCGAAGGTGAAAGGTATTACTTACGGATATTGTTAAATCATATAAGAGGCCCTTTATCATTTGACCACATCAAAACAGTTGGCAATGTCACTGCACCAACCTTTCGTGAATCAGCTACATTACATGGTTTGTTACAAAGAGATACCAGTTTACAAGATTGTATGCAAGAGGCTTCCTTATACCAAATACCACACAGTTTAAGACggttatttgcaacaattttagtATATTGTAATCCAACAAATTCTAGAGAACTTTGGGAATATTTTGAACAAGATATGTCAAGTGATTTCGAAACAAGTGTTGAACATCAGCAGATATTAGGACAAAAGTCTTACGAAGCATCTCTTCTACACTAG